AGGAGGCACTTGAGGGCTTTGTAGAAATCTTAGAGGAAGCTCTAGATTAGTTTTTTTAATTTTAATAATCCCCAGCGGGATTATTTCTTATTAGGAGGAAAAGTGGACTTATTATTCTTAGTCATTTTATTTGTGTTTTTGCTCTTTCTTATGGGCAGGGGTCTACCCCTTTATTTATCCATGGTCTTAAGTAGCCTTCTTGGCTTTTTTCTTTTTAGGCTTAGCCCCTCTTCGGCTCTTGGAATAATTATTAAGGGGGTTAGTTCCCAAACTACAATTAACCTGATCCTAGCCTTTTATTCAATAACCTTTTTACAGAGGATGATGGAGAAAAGAGAGCACCTGGCTCTGGCAGAGACTTCTCTAACCAGGCTCTTTGGTTCTAGAAGGATAAATGCTATGGTGGCTCCCTTTGTAATAGGAATTTTGCCATCTGCAGGAGCTGTGCTTATTGCCAGACCCATAGTGGATAATGCAGCAGGAGACTCTCTAAGTGTTGAAGAAAGATGCTTTGTTTCAACCTACTTTAGGCATATTTCGGAGATTTTTCTACCCACCTATGCGACAATTATTTTGGCCATGACCTTGTCAGGAATTTCAATGACTAGCTTTGTTCTTGCCATGCTTCCCATGGTTTTTGTACTTTTCTTTTTGGGCTATATCTTCTATGTGAGAAAGATTCCTAAGTCCCAGGTACCAGATGGAGTGAATAAAAAAGAAGAGCTTAAGAATCTTTTTATTAGCCTCTGGGCAATAGGCCTTAGTATTATCCTTATTCTTAGCTTTAACATGAAGGTCCATCTGGCAGTTATACCTGTACTCCTGCTTTCGATTTTAGTTAATAGGTTTAGCTGGGAGGAGCTTAGGCCCATGTTTGTTTCGGCCTTTGAGTATAAACTTATTGCTGCAACTCTTGCAATTATGGTCTTTAAGGAGCTCCTAGTCTTTACTGGTGTAATTGACCAGCTGCCCCAGGTGTTTTCAGGTCTGCCCCTTCCTCCTGTGGTTATATTTGGAGCAATCTTTTTTCTGGGAACCCTGCTTGCAGGCAGCCAGGCCATGGTGGCCATGATGATGCCAGTAAGCGTGGCAACCCTTGGAAGCGACCTAGGAGTTATAATCTTTCTTATGAGCATGACCTATATTTCAAGTCAGATTTCTCCCACCCATGTTTGCCTGGGTATTATTACTGAGGCCTATGAGTTGCCCTTTACAAGTCTTGTAAAAAAGACCCTGCCAGTTGTGGTGGTCTTTGTGCTAATTAGTTCGACTTACTCGTTTTTATTACATTTCTTATTTGGTTAGAATAATGGAGGTAGAAATGAAAGGAAAAATTGCTATTGTTACTGGAGCGGCTAGTGGAATTGGCCTAGCTACTAGTAAGGCCCTGGCTAAGGAGGGGGTCAGCCTAGTTATGGCAGATATTAATGGGGAGGCCCTTGAAAGAGAGGCCAAGGCCCTTGGAGCCCTAGCTGTTAAAGTGGACCTTTCCCAGGCCCAGCAGTGTAAAGCTCTTGTTGAACAGGCGGTCCAGGAATATGGCGGAGTGGATATCTTGATTAATATTGCTGGAATCCAGAAGGTTTCTCCCATTGAAGATTTCCCAGAGGAAAGCTGGGACTTTATGATAAGCCTTATGTTATCTGCTCCATTCTATCTGACTAAATATGTTTGGCCCTATATGAAAGAGAGAGGGTGGGGTAGGATTATTCATCTCAACTCCATCCATGGCATTGTGGCCTCGGAGTATAAAAGTGCCTATGTTTCTGCCAAGCACGGACTAACTGGCCTAACCAAGGTTTCAGCCCTTGAAGGTGGCCCCTATGGAATTACAGTTAATTCTATCTGCCCAGCCTATGTAAAGACTCCTCTAGTAGAAAAACAGATTAGGGACCAGAGTCTGGTTCATGGTATAAGTGAAGAAGAGGTGGTGGAGAAGGTTATGCTTGAAAAAGCAGTTATTAAAAAGCTTCTTGACCCCCAGGTTATAGCAGATGCAATTGTTTTTTTATCCTCTGAGAGCGCATCTCAGATAACAGGAATAAATTTACCAATAGATGGAGGTTGGACCTCAGCTTAGAAAGGAGTATGAAGTGATATTTACAACTAGTGACAAGGTGGAATTGAGCTATGAACTTAAGGGAGACGGGAGGACAATAGTCCTCATTCACGGATGGTCTGGTAATAGTGATAACTTCAAACCAGTAGTGGAGGAGCTTTCTAAGAATTATAGAGTACTTACCTATGATCACAGAGGGCATGGTTTTTCTGGGCACCCACTTTATGGCTATAGTCTTGAAAGGCTAGCCCAGGATCTTGAGGAACTATTAGAGTACCTTAGTTTAGAGGATGTACTTTTAGTTGGATGGTCTATGGGGGCTATGACACTCTTTGATTATGTAAGGCAGTTTGGAACAGCTAGGCTTAGTGGAGTTGTTATTGTTGATATGACTCCTAAACTTATGAATGATGGGGATTGGAAACTTGGGCTCTATGATGGAAGCTATGAAAAGACACAAAGTGATAGGGATCTTAGCCAGATGTTTAGTCGTTTTGATTTATTCACAGTAGACTTTATGAAAAAGGTTATGCCATATTTGACAGATGAGCTAATGTTACAGATGGCTGAGCAGCAAGCTGCCTCTGGAATTCCTGAACCCAGTCTCCTAGCCCTTACTGGGCTATGGCATGCAATGGGTACTGCGGATTATAGGGAGGATTTAAAGAAGATTGATTTGCCTACTAGAATTTTTAGGGGTCAGCTTAAATCCCTCTATTCAAGAGAAACAGCGGATTATATATCTGAGAGAATACCAGGATGCAAAATTATTGAGTTTGAAGGAGCTAGTCATATGCTAGCAATAGAGAGGGCTGATAAGTTTGTAAAAGAACTTGGGGAATTTGCCCAAGAAGTTTGGTAATTTAGAAGAAAGATAAAATTAGGAAAAAAAATAATAAAGGGGACGGCATTAGGCCATCCCCTTTAAGCTTTGTAAGGATATTAGTTGAACTTTCTTTAGAAAGATTTACAGTTCATCCACTGCTTTTTTCAGTTGTTTCATGGCTTTTT
This genomic stretch from Synergistaceae bacterium harbors:
- a CDS encoding alpha/beta hydrolase is translated as MEVGPQLRKEYEVIFTTSDKVELSYELKGDGRTIVLIHGWSGNSDNFKPVVEELSKNYRVLTYDHRGHGFSGHPLYGYSLERLAQDLEELLEYLSLEDVLLVGWSMGAMTLFDYVRQFGTARLSGVVIVDMTPKLMNDGDWKLGLYDGSYEKTQSDRDLSQMFSRFDLFTVDFMKKVMPYLTDELMLQMAEQQAASGIPEPSLLALTGLWHAMGTADYREDLKKIDLPTRIFRGQLKSLYSRETADYISERIPGCKIIEFEGASHMLAIERADKFVKELGEFAQEVW
- a CDS encoding 3-hydroxybutyrate dehydrogenase, with the translated sequence MKGKIAIVTGAASGIGLATSKALAKEGVSLVMADINGEALEREAKALGALAVKVDLSQAQQCKALVEQAVQEYGGVDILINIAGIQKVSPIEDFPEESWDFMISLMLSAPFYLTKYVWPYMKERGWGRIIHLNSIHGIVASEYKSAYVSAKHGLTGLTKVSALEGGPYGITVNSICPAYVKTPLVEKQIRDQSLVHGISEEEVVEKVMLEKAVIKKLLDPQVIADAIVFLSSESASQITGINLPIDGGWTSA
- a CDS encoding DUF401 family protein, giving the protein MGRGLPLYLSMVLSSLLGFFLFRLSPSSALGIIIKGVSSQTTINLILAFYSITFLQRMMEKREHLALAETSLTRLFGSRRINAMVAPFVIGILPSAGAVLIARPIVDNAAGDSLSVEERCFVSTYFRHISEIFLPTYATIILAMTLSGISMTSFVLAMLPMVFVLFFLGYIFYVRKIPKSQVPDGVNKKEELKNLFISLWAIGLSIILILSFNMKVHLAVIPVLLLSILVNRFSWEELRPMFVSAFEYKLIAATLAIMVFKELLVFTGVIDQLPQVFSGLPLPPVVIFGAIFFLGTLLAGSQAMVAMMMPVSVATLGSDLGVIIFLMSMTYISSQISPTHVCLGIITEAYELPFTSLVKKTLPVVVVFVLISSTYSFLLHFLFG